Proteins encoded within one genomic window of Syntrophorhabdaceae bacterium:
- a CDS encoding DUF4126 domain-containing protein, with protein sequence METLFGIMTGIGLSAACGFRIFVPLLVMNLAVLSGHLHVTPGFEWIGGYSATMTFGTATVLEILAYYIPWLDNLLDAIASPVSIIAGTVAAASVIVDMPPHLKWILAIIAGGGIAGFVHGATGAIRAKSSLLTGGLGNPLIATLELAGAVIVAVSAIVIPVLCLVFVVIFGILAIYKAGRFFFGKRV encoded by the coding sequence TTGGAGACATTGTTTGGAATAATGACCGGCATCGGACTGAGCGCAGCATGCGGTTTCAGGATCTTCGTTCCACTGCTTGTCATGAACCTTGCTGTGCTCTCCGGGCATCTACACGTGACACCTGGTTTTGAGTGGATCGGAGGTTATTCTGCGACAATGACATTCGGAACTGCAACGGTCCTTGAGATACTCGCCTATTATATCCCCTGGCTTGATAACCTACTGGATGCCATCGCCTCACCTGTTTCGATTATTGCAGGTACCGTTGCAGCAGCATCTGTAATCGTCGATATGCCCCCACATCTAAAATGGATATTAGCGATTATTGCCGGCGGCGGGATCGCGGGTTTTGTTCATGGTGCCACCGGCGCCATCCGCGCGAAATCATCATTGCTGACCGGGGGACTGGGCAATCCCCTGATCGCGACGCTTGAGCTGGCAGGAGCAGTCATCGTAGCGGTCTCCGCAATTGTTATACCTGTACTGTGTCTTGTGTTTGTTGTCATTTTTGGCATCCTTGCAATATACAAGGCCGGTCGTTTCTTCTTCGGGAAAAGGGTGTAA
- a CDS encoding phospholipase A, whose protein sequence is MNTVQYRAHQLAGLQKNLLWMTILVLFVLFPGFVIAGITDRIAQCAAIKNDIERLKCFDDLAGRKSSMKPITLLPAEDNTSRQTDTATGVRPGDGEQATPSVMSRQWELDAASRENAPVIRAHRPNYFLPVAYNSSPNKDQGLDVDSHARAQNNEAKFQLSFKVKLWEDIVGKDVDLWFAYTQLSFWQLYNSTFSSPFRETNYEPEVLLNFRMNYDLLGLKGRVINLGINHQSNGRAKPLSRSWNRIVANFGFERNNFNLLLKTWYRIPENAQDDDNPDIDRYLGYGEIWGYYYLDKHRFAAMWRNNLRPGDNRGAVQLDWSFPFPFIHNERISGYIQYFNGYGESLLDYNANVNRIGFGIMLTDWY, encoded by the coding sequence ATGAATACTGTACAATACAGGGCTCATCAGCTTGCCGGTCTGCAAAAAAACCTTCTGTGGATGACCATTCTCGTTCTTTTTGTTCTTTTTCCCGGTTTTGTGATTGCCGGTATTACCGACCGCATCGCTCAATGCGCTGCAATAAAAAACGATATCGAGCGATTGAAATGTTTCGATGACCTGGCCGGAAGAAAATCCTCAATGAAGCCGATAACCCTGTTGCCCGCAGAGGACAACACGTCACGGCAGACAGATACCGCGACAGGGGTTCGACCGGGCGACGGGGAACAGGCGACCCCGTCGGTCATGTCCAGGCAATGGGAACTGGATGCCGCAAGCCGGGAAAATGCTCCCGTGATCAGGGCGCACCGGCCGAATTACTTCCTGCCCGTCGCCTACAATTCATCACCAAACAAGGATCAAGGCCTTGACGTTGATTCCCACGCAAGGGCACAGAATAATGAGGCAAAGTTTCAACTCAGCTTCAAGGTAAAACTCTGGGAAGACATCGTGGGTAAAGATGTGGACCTGTGGTTTGCCTATACACAGCTTTCTTTCTGGCAGCTTTATAACTCCACATTTTCTTCGCCCTTCCGCGAAACCAATTATGAACCGGAGGTCCTTCTGAATTTCCGCATGAATTATGACCTTCTTGGGTTGAAGGGGCGCGTTATCAACCTGGGCATCAATCATCAGTCTAACGGTCGCGCAAAGCCGCTTTCGAGAAGCTGGAACCGGATTGTCGCAAACTTTGGATTTGAGCGGAACAATTTCAATCTCCTCCTGAAAACATGGTACAGGATACCTGAAAATGCACAGGATGACGACAACCCGGATATTGACAGGTATCTTGGCTACGGTGAGATATGGGGATACTATTATCTTGATAAGCACAGGTTCGCCGCCATGTGGCGCAACAATCTCAGACCCGGTGATAACAGGGGCGCCGTACAGCTCGACTGGAGCTTCCCCTTCCCTTTCATCCACAACGAACGGATCAGCGGGTATATCCAGTATTTCAATGGTTACGGGGAAAGCCTGCTCGATTACAACGCCAACGTAAACCGGATAGGGTTCGGTATCATGCTTACGGACTGGTATTAA
- a CDS encoding tartrate dehydrogenase: MMHRIAIIPGDGIGKEVVPEGIRALDAAGKRFGIRFQWEYFPWGCEYYASHGQMMPPDGLDILKGFEAIYLGAVGHPEVPDHVSLWGLLIPIRRTFRQYINLRPVRLLKGIESPLRDKKPNDIDLCVVRENNEGEYSNIGGRMYAGTEQEMVVQASIFTRKGVERVIRFAFELAAKRPKRHLTSATKSNGIVFTMPYWDEIFQDISKEYPRVKADQYHIDGLTAALVLRPERFDVLVGSNLFGDILSDLTPALAGSLGIAPSGNLNPEKECPSMFEPVHGSAPDIAGKGIANPIGQIWSGAMMLGHLGYPEAAKAIEVAIEAILGEGKVRTPDLGGSSTTEEVGKAVTEYILKGSP; encoded by the coding sequence ATGATGCACAGGATAGCGATCATCCCAGGTGATGGTATTGGTAAAGAGGTGGTACCTGAGGGTATCCGCGCACTTGATGCTGCAGGAAAGCGTTTCGGTATCCGGTTCCAGTGGGAATATTTTCCATGGGGCTGCGAATACTATGCTTCGCATGGCCAGATGATGCCCCCGGACGGGCTGGATATACTTAAGGGGTTTGAGGCAATCTACCTTGGCGCTGTCGGACATCCGGAAGTACCGGACCATGTATCGCTCTGGGGCCTTCTCATCCCTATACGCAGGACATTTCGTCAGTATATCAACCTGAGGCCGGTGCGGTTGCTCAAAGGCATAGAGAGCCCACTCAGGGATAAGAAACCGAACGACATAGACCTGTGCGTGGTAAGGGAAAATAACGAGGGAGAGTATTCCAATATCGGAGGCAGGATGTATGCGGGGACTGAACAGGAGATGGTTGTTCAGGCATCGATCTTTACCCGTAAAGGTGTTGAAAGGGTAATACGGTTTGCCTTTGAGCTGGCAGCGAAAAGGCCGAAGAGACATCTCACGTCAGCAACAAAATCAAACGGCATCGTCTTTACCATGCCATACTGGGACGAGATCTTCCAGGATATCTCAAAAGAGTATCCCCGGGTTAAAGCTGACCAGTATCACATCGATGGGCTTACCGCAGCGCTTGTACTCCGTCCTGAACGATTTGACGTCCTCGTCGGCAGCAATCTTTTCGGCGATATCCTGTCAGACCTGACCCCTGCACTTGCGGGAAGCCTCGGGATAGCGCCATCGGGAAACCTGAATCCCGAGAAAGAATGCCCGTCCATGTTCGAGCCTGTTCACGGTTCTGCCCCTGATATTGCAGGGAAAGGTATCGCAAATCCGATCGGGCAGATATGGTCAGGCGCCATGATGCTCGGACATCTCGGTTACCCAGAAGCAGCGAAGGCGATCGAGGTCGCCATCGAAGCGATACTGGGAGAAGGTAAGGTACGAACGCCTGATCTCGGCGGGAGTTCGACTACGGAAGAGGTAGGAAAAGCGGTAACAGAATATATTCTCAAAGGCAGCCCGTAG
- a CDS encoding DUF4325 domain-containing protein, which yields MVTKKNLLKYLKARQLASGRELAEAFGISRQAINKHLKGLIENGKVCKEGTTKGTVYTIHSTTDKKDVSQKFKKRYVLEGLEEHVVFNECESNLQLRKNISHNVFDIVRYAFTEMIDNAIEHSESKLGDIEFFLNAYNCGFKIKDYGIGIFYSVFKKLSLPDESAAVGELLKGKTTTMKERHTGEGVFFTSKSGDHIIFQSHRAELVFDNKVKDVFMAARRFTKGTEVSFRISRNSKRKLGDIFNLYAPAEYEHRFEKTRVFVALYHKELVSRSEARRILNGLDKFREIIIDFLGVRSIGQGFADEIFRVFRKVHPDIAISVENLNPSLRPIIRHVVEKVVL from the coding sequence ATGGTCACGAAAAAAAATCTGCTTAAATACCTCAAAGCCAGGCAACTTGCCTCAGGACGGGAGCTTGCCGAGGCCTTCGGGATATCAAGACAGGCAATCAATAAGCACCTGAAGGGTCTTATCGAAAATGGCAAGGTATGTAAAGAAGGCACCACGAAGGGAACGGTTTACACAATACACAGCACGACAGATAAAAAAGATGTGTCACAGAAGTTTAAGAAGCGATATGTCCTGGAGGGTCTCGAGGAACATGTTGTATTCAATGAATGTGAGTCAAACCTGCAATTGAGGAAAAACATCTCCCATAATGTCTTTGATATTGTCCGGTATGCGTTTACCGAGATGATTGATAACGCTATCGAACACTCAGAGTCAAAACTTGGCGATATCGAATTTTTTCTGAATGCGTATAACTGTGGTTTCAAGATTAAAGATTACGGCATAGGGATATTCTATTCCGTTTTCAAAAAGTTGAGCCTCCCCGATGAATCGGCTGCCGTGGGCGAGCTCCTGAAGGGGAAAACAACAACAATGAAAGAAAGACACACCGGTGAAGGTGTATTTTTTACCTCAAAATCGGGAGATCATATCATCTTCCAGTCACACAGGGCAGAACTTGTTTTTGATAACAAGGTAAAAGATGTGTTCATGGCGGCGCGAAGGTTCACCAAAGGCACGGAGGTGTCTTTCCGTATCAGCCGCAACTCGAAAAGAAAACTCGGGGACATCTTTAATCTCTACGCGCCGGCAGAGTACGAGCACCGCTTTGAAAAAACAAGGGTCTTCGTTGCATTGTACCACAAAGAGCTCGTGTCGCGTTCCGAGGCAAGACGGATACTGAACGGTCTCGATAAATTCAGAGAGATCATCATAGACTTTCTTGGTGTCCGCTCCATAGGCCAGGGTTTTGCCGATGAGATATTCAGGGTCTTCAGGAAAGTACATCCGGATATTGCTATCAGTGTAGAGAATCTCAACCCTTCGCTGCGGCCGATCATTCGCCATGTAGTTGAAAAAGTGGTTCTATAA
- a CDS encoding transcriptional coactivator p15/PC4 family protein has translation MLIGKITRNGKQRLLVTIEENKGAKVIDVRAYNIINDGELVPTQEGIALPPETIETLIGLLREAQKRLPAA, from the coding sequence GTGTTAATAGGAAAAATCACAAGAAACGGGAAACAAAGACTGCTGGTAACGATAGAGGAGAATAAAGGGGCCAAGGTTATTGATGTACGAGCCTATAATATCATTAACGATGGGGAGTTAGTCCCCACTCAGGAAGGTATTGCTCTGCCGCCGGAAACGATAGAAACCCTCATAGGGCTTTTACGGGAGGCGCAAAAAAGATTGCCGGCAGCGTGA
- a CDS encoding GYD domain-containing protein, with the protein MQIYIMLSKLTNEGRETVKNNPERIKEVDQEIEQMGAKVLAQYALLGLYDFLSVLEAPDNETIAKVSIELGSRGTVQIHTFAATPIFEYIEKMEGDAPGQYPGEQSLPEEYEEKMY; encoded by the coding sequence ATGCAAATTTACATTATGCTGAGCAAGCTTACCAACGAAGGGAGAGAAACGGTCAAAAACAACCCTGAACGCATCAAGGAAGTGGATCAAGAGATTGAACAAATGGGAGCAAAGGTCCTTGCTCAGTACGCATTATTGGGATTATATGACTTTCTCAGCGTCCTGGAAGCACCGGATAATGAGACAATCGCCAAGGTTTCCATTGAACTTGGCTCAAGGGGGACCGTGCAAATCCATACCTTCGCCGCCACCCCTATCTTTGAATATATAGAAAAGATGGAAGGAGATGCTCCGGGACAATATCCCGGGGAACAGAGTCTTCCTGAAGAATACGAAGAGAAGATGTACTAA